A genome region from Geobacter pickeringii includes the following:
- a CDS encoding glycosyltransferase family 2 protein yields MEISVIVTTYNRAGLLHDALASLAAQDRGGAFPHEIIVVDNASTDETAAVVRRFATDGCPVRYLFEPVQGVAAARNRGVREAAGTWLAFFDDDQRADPRWLGELVRPTAAGASCVGGRVILDLAAGTAAALSPHCRSLLGEADHGTGAAKLTGKSLPGTGNVLLDRTIFTEVGMFDESLSKGCEDTDFFRRVKAKGYEMWYAPQAVVHHVIPPYRLTGEYLRWVSLRQGVNYACLDHKAGGLAATLPACLGRIGQALAVNVPCLLWSRLTGNRADAEGRRCLLAKAAGYTRESLFLLSPTLFPQTRFFDRLDFRGERQSFS; encoded by the coding sequence ATGGAGATAAGCGTCATCGTCACAACCTACAACCGGGCGGGGCTCCTGCACGACGCCCTTGCCAGCCTGGCGGCCCAGGATCGGGGGGGGGCGTTTCCGCACGAGATCATCGTCGTCGACAACGCCTCCACCGACGAGACGGCGGCGGTCGTCCGCCGCTTCGCCACGGACGGGTGCCCCGTCAGGTATCTGTTCGAGCCGGTGCAGGGGGTGGCCGCCGCCCGGAACCGGGGGGTGAGGGAAGCGGCCGGCACCTGGCTTGCCTTTTTCGACGACGATCAGCGGGCAGACCCCCGCTGGCTCGGCGAGCTCGTGCGCCCCACCGCCGCCGGAGCCTCCTGCGTGGGGGGACGGGTGATCCTCGACCTGGCCGCCGGCACGGCGGCGGCGCTTTCGCCCCACTGCCGCTCCCTTCTGGGAGAAGCGGACCATGGCACGGGAGCGGCAAAGCTGACGGGAAAGAGCCTGCCGGGGACCGGGAATGTCCTCCTCGACCGCACGATCTTTACCGAGGTCGGGATGTTCGATGAATCGCTGTCGAAGGGGTGCGAGGACACCGACTTCTTCAGGAGGGTGAAGGCGAAGGGGTACGAGATGTGGTACGCGCCGCAGGCCGTGGTCCATCACGTCATCCCCCCCTACCGCCTGACCGGCGAGTACCTGCGGTGGGTCTCCCTGCGGCAGGGGGTCAACTATGCCTGTCTGGACCACAAGGCGGGGGGGCTGGCCGCGACGCTTCCCGCCTGTCTCGGGAGGATCGGGCAGGCCCTGGCGGTCAACGTGCCGTGCCTGCTCTGGTCGCGGTTGACCGGCAACCGGGCCGACGCCGAGGGGCGGCGCTGTCTCCTTGCCAAGGCCGCCGGCTACACGCGGGAGAGCCTTTTCCTCCTTTCCCCCACCCTCTTTCCCCAGACGCGCTTTTTCGACCGCCTCGACTTCCGGGGCGAGCGGCAGAGCTTTTCGTGA
- a CDS encoding lipid II:glycine glycyltransferase FemX has protein sequence MSIPSGFTVEVDRFGRDEWGELLRLFADATLIHAWDFAETICPAQQASRLVLRHQGKVAALAQVRIKAIPGVGCGMAHVAWGPLWCRRGVPPDPAVLDAVLAALQHEYAADRGLLLRVAPNIVVSEWPRAMEILKRRGFGKVARVREYRTLMLDIAAPLQNIRRNLEKKWRQHLSSAEMRGLEVRHGTSPGYYREFLPVYRDMLRRKGLRADLDLERWGKLQEVLPEGEKPEVFLVGPEGGAVSGLIVSALGETSFPILAATAEAGRPLYASYLMHWRTIEWLRERGCRAYDLGGIDPEHNPAVYQFKKGFRARDVSFPGTFEDSRNLLSKGVMTVAEPMYDLVKCVTRTIRGRLFAATDSPPGGEG, from the coding sequence ATGAGCATTCCGTCAGGATTCACGGTGGAGGTCGACCGCTTCGGCAGGGACGAATGGGGGGAGCTTCTCCGGCTCTTTGCCGATGCGACGCTCATCCACGCCTGGGATTTCGCGGAAACCATCTGCCCCGCCCAGCAGGCGAGCCGTCTCGTCCTGCGCCATCAGGGAAAGGTGGCGGCCCTGGCCCAGGTCAGGATCAAGGCCATACCGGGAGTGGGGTGCGGCATGGCCCATGTGGCCTGGGGTCCTCTCTGGTGCCGGCGGGGGGTGCCGCCGGACCCGGCGGTGCTGGACGCGGTCCTGGCGGCGCTGCAGCACGAATATGCGGCGGACCGCGGGCTGCTGCTGCGGGTTGCCCCGAACATCGTGGTGAGCGAGTGGCCCAGGGCAATGGAGATCCTGAAGCGGCGCGGATTCGGCAAGGTCGCGCGGGTTCGCGAGTACCGGACCCTGATGCTCGACATCGCCGCTCCTCTCCAGAACATCCGCAGGAATCTGGAGAAGAAATGGCGCCAGCATCTCTCCAGTGCGGAGATGCGTGGCCTGGAGGTGCGGCATGGCACGTCGCCCGGTTACTACCGGGAATTCCTGCCGGTTTACCGCGACATGCTCCGGCGAAAGGGGTTGCGGGCCGATCTGGACCTGGAGCGCTGGGGAAAACTTCAGGAGGTGCTCCCCGAGGGGGAGAAGCCGGAGGTCTTCCTGGTGGGTCCCGAGGGGGGGGCGGTTTCCGGGCTGATCGTTTCCGCCCTGGGCGAGACCAGTTTCCCGATCCTGGCCGCGACCGCGGAGGCCGGCCGGCCGCTGTACGCGTCGTATCTCATGCACTGGCGCACCATCGAGTGGCTTCGGGAGCGAGGGTGCCGCGCCTACGACCTGGGGGGGATCGACCCCGAGCATAATCCGGCGGTGTATCAGTTCAAGAAGGGGTTTCGGGCGCGGGACGTCTCGTTCCCCGGGACGTTCGAGGATAGCCGGAATCTGCTCAGCAAGGGGGTGATGACCGTGGCCGAGCCGATGTACGACCTCGTCAAGTGCGTGACGCGAACCATCAGGGGGAGGCTTTTTGCCGCCACCGACAGCCCGCCGGGAGGGGAAGGATGA
- a CDS encoding lipid II:glycine glycyltransferase FemX gives MAVTRCSGYTAEFDRVTREEWSSLLRLFDDATIIQTWDFPESVCPGQQVSRLVLRRGEEVVALAQARIVATPLIARGIAYVAWGPLWRRQGRAPSLEIFDAALAALQNEFVERRKLLLRISPNIVGSEFPEARRMLAERGFSKARQAGDYRTIMIDISVPLPEVRGNLERTRRQHLANAERTALEVRQGTALDYYEKFKTVYRAHLSRKGLLTDVDIGRWEKLQETLPEIEKPQILVACDRGEAVGAFVVSCLGGTSFPIAVAATEAGLKANASPLLYWRALEWLKGEGCRTYDMGGIDPEGNPGGYQFKKGFGGKDVTFIGTFEECRNALSRGVVSLSEPMYTLAKRLARVRKSRLFSRGEGG, from the coding sequence GTGGCCGTGACGCGGTGCAGCGGATACACGGCAGAGTTTGACCGGGTCACGCGGGAGGAGTGGTCGTCGCTGCTCAGGCTCTTCGACGACGCCACGATCATCCAGACGTGGGATTTCCCGGAAAGCGTCTGTCCGGGCCAGCAGGTGAGCCGCCTCGTCCTGCGCCGCGGGGAAGAGGTGGTGGCGCTGGCCCAGGCCCGGATCGTCGCGACCCCGCTCATCGCCCGCGGCATCGCCTACGTGGCTTGGGGGCCTCTCTGGCGCCGGCAGGGGAGGGCGCCGTCCCTTGAGATTTTCGATGCGGCGCTGGCGGCTCTGCAGAACGAATTTGTGGAGCGCCGGAAGCTGCTTCTGCGGATCTCCCCCAACATCGTGGGGAGCGAATTCCCCGAGGCGCGGCGGATGCTGGCGGAACGGGGCTTTTCCAAGGCCCGGCAGGCAGGGGACTACCGAACCATCATGATCGACATTTCGGTCCCCCTGCCGGAGGTCCGCGGGAATCTGGAGAGGACGAGACGCCAGCACCTGGCCAACGCGGAGCGTACCGCCCTTGAAGTCCGGCAGGGGACGGCGCTCGACTACTACGAAAAGTTCAAGACGGTCTACCGCGCCCATCTCAGCCGCAAGGGACTGCTGACCGATGTGGATATCGGCCGGTGGGAAAAGCTCCAGGAGACACTGCCCGAAATCGAGAAGCCGCAGATTTTAGTGGCCTGCGACAGGGGTGAGGCGGTTGGCGCATTCGTCGTCTCGTGCCTGGGGGGGACCAGTTTTCCCATCGCGGTGGCCGCCACCGAAGCGGGGCTCAAGGCCAACGCCTCGCCGCTTCTGTACTGGCGGGCGCTGGAATGGCTTAAAGGGGAGGGGTGCCGTACCTACGACATGGGGGGGATCGATCCGGAGGGTAATCCCGGGGGGTACCAGTTCAAGAAAGGGTTCGGCGGCAAGGACGTCACCTTCATCGGAACGTTCGAGGAGTGCCGAAACGCCTTGAGCCGCGGTGTGGTCTCCCTGAGCGAGCCGATGTACACTCTGGCCAAGCGCCTGGCGAGGGTCCGCAAGAGCAGGCTTTTCTCCCGCGGGGAAGGAGGGTAG
- a CDS encoding O-antigen ligase family protein: MSGGNSVTIDGVTREKRFPWVMLLLITIVFFALQYRSGMIEGFSQEVSDVAKGYETGNALRQFLLVSLGLTGLFSLCRNRGEPLGVRGVLGGTMVLYLVLALASVAWAEDPALTVRRFIAFAMMFIAIVAVVSRLPATTMMEFLVAVTSAYMAVGLCAELASGAFHPFQAGYRFSGLYHPNAVGVDCAFLIIAAFSAECRGRRRWLLWGAGAAGFALLILSRSRTSLACALVALAARWLLTARLSRKLIFLGLSGWLLCVVFLVFGDALFPAIGKMFLLGRGDSDVRTLTGRTDLWEELLFYARQRPLLGYGFGGFWGVRHVYEVSASQGWSVGIGHSTYIDQVLELGIAGLAVHLLMLGEALRRSAVYALRSGDTGYAFIFSVVIFAILGGILETVTPYPSLTTFTIFWAMAYLAFRRPVAAEG; this comes from the coding sequence ATGAGCGGAGGAAATTCCGTCACGATCGATGGCGTCACCAGGGAGAAGCGCTTTCCGTGGGTGATGCTCCTGCTCATCACCATCGTCTTTTTCGCCCTGCAGTACCGCTCCGGCATGATCGAGGGGTTCTCCCAGGAAGTTTCCGACGTGGCCAAGGGGTACGAGACGGGGAATGCCCTCCGCCAGTTTCTGCTGGTCTCCCTCGGGCTGACCGGCCTTTTCAGCCTCTGCCGCAACCGGGGGGAGCCCCTGGGTGTGCGGGGGGTGCTCGGCGGGACCATGGTGCTCTACCTCGTTCTGGCCCTGGCCAGCGTGGCCTGGGCGGAGGACCCGGCCCTGACGGTGCGGCGCTTCATCGCCTTCGCCATGATGTTCATTGCCATCGTGGCGGTGGTGTCGCGCCTGCCGGCCACCACGATGATGGAGTTTCTGGTCGCGGTCACCTCCGCGTACATGGCGGTCGGGCTCTGTGCCGAGCTTGCCAGCGGCGCCTTTCATCCGTTTCAGGCGGGGTACCGCTTTTCCGGGCTGTACCATCCCAATGCCGTGGGGGTGGACTGCGCCTTCCTCATCATTGCCGCCTTCTCCGCCGAATGCCGGGGACGGCGCCGGTGGCTCCTGTGGGGGGCGGGTGCGGCCGGCTTCGCGCTGCTCATCCTCTCTAGGTCGCGGACCTCCCTGGCATGCGCCCTGGTGGCCCTTGCCGCCCGCTGGCTTCTGACCGCGCGGCTTTCCCGCAAGCTGATCTTCCTGGGGCTCTCGGGGTGGCTCCTCTGCGTCGTGTTTCTCGTTTTCGGCGATGCCCTCTTCCCGGCCATCGGCAAGATGTTTCTCCTGGGAAGAGGCGACAGCGACGTGCGCACCCTGACCGGCCGGACCGACCTGTGGGAGGAGCTCCTCTTCTACGCCCGGCAGCGTCCGCTGCTCGGCTACGGGTTCGGGGGATTCTGGGGGGTCCGCCACGTCTACGAGGTGTCAGCGAGCCAGGGGTGGTCCGTGGGGATCGGACACTCGACCTATATCGATCAGGTCCTCGAACTGGGAATCGCCGGGCTTGCCGTTCACCTGCTGATGCTGGGGGAGGCGCTCCGGCGCTCGGCCGTCTACGCGCTGAGAAGCGGCGACACCGGCTACGCCTTCATCTTTTCCGTGGTGATCTTCGCCATCCTGGGGGGGATCCTCGAAACGGTCACCCCCTATCCGAGCCTCACAACCTTCACGATCTTCTGGGCGATGGCCTATCTGGCCTTCCGCAGGCCGGTGGCGGCAGAGGGGTGA
- a CDS encoding GNAT family N-acetyltransferase, with product MLQKLLWNVREDGVAETVRRGAGMIRQELFYGSEHVLCFDVDAMPEEAVPTESGIAIAHHVRREDIPARHLEQLRSIVRKRHMPEEVVQHYLDYLLRMFSDGGELCLALCNDEVAGFIWIFRASDNCREYFQFFTITPRDGVLCAAFTRPEFRGRGVFATLNRFGFRVAKREGMQYVYASCKTWNTASYHGLVKSGMQRVGTARYLKVLGRYIVVWSAKEGEWP from the coding sequence ATGTTGCAGAAGCTGCTCTGGAATGTCCGGGAAGACGGCGTGGCGGAGACGGTGCGTCGCGGTGCCGGGATGATCCGGCAGGAACTCTTTTACGGAAGCGAGCACGTGTTGTGTTTCGACGTCGATGCCATGCCGGAGGAGGCCGTGCCGACGGAGAGCGGGATCGCGATTGCGCACCATGTCCGGCGCGAGGATATCCCGGCGAGGCATCTGGAGCAGTTGCGGTCCATCGTGAGGAAGCGCCACATGCCGGAAGAGGTGGTGCAGCACTACCTCGACTACCTTCTCAGGATGTTCAGCGACGGCGGAGAGCTCTGCCTGGCCCTCTGCAACGATGAGGTGGCGGGCTTTATCTGGATTTTTCGGGCATCCGACAACTGCCGGGAATACTTTCAGTTTTTTACCATTACGCCGCGGGACGGCGTTCTTTGCGCGGCATTCACCCGTCCGGAGTTCCGTGGCAGGGGGGTGTTCGCCACCCTGAACCGCTTTGGCTTCAGGGTGGCGAAGAGGGAGGGGATGCAGTACGTCTATGCCTCCTGCAAAACCTGGAATACCGCCAGCTACCACGGCCTCGTCAAGTCCGGGATGCAGAGGGTGGGGACCGCCCGTTACCTGAAGGTGCTGGGGAGATACATCGTCGTCTGGTCCGCCAAGGAGGGGGAGTGGCCGTGA
- a CDS encoding WecB/TagA/CpsF family glycosyltransferase, with protein MTALHSWPVKYPVLGVGVSATTYDEAAEVIMASARERAGAIVTALPVHGVVTAAGDPQLREKVNSFSLVAPDGQPVRWSLNLLHGTRLSDRVYGPELMLRLCGRAAAEGVGIYLYGSLPAVVEALQARLRERFPSLRIAGGESPPFRPLTPEEDRETVARINGSGAGLVFLGLGCPLQDQFAFAHRESIDGVQVCVGAAFDFISGHKKMAPAWMQRHGLEWLFRLCQEPGRLWRRYVVTNSVFVAKLCGQLVRQRVGRGGEWGRGSR; from the coding sequence ATGACGGCGTTGCATTCATGGCCGGTCAAATATCCCGTGTTGGGTGTCGGGGTGAGCGCCACCACCTACGATGAGGCGGCGGAGGTCATCATGGCCTCCGCGCGGGAGAGAGCCGGGGCCATCGTGACCGCCCTCCCGGTGCATGGCGTTGTCACGGCCGCCGGCGACCCGCAGCTCCGGGAGAAGGTCAACAGTTTCAGCCTGGTGGCGCCGGACGGGCAGCCGGTGCGCTGGTCGCTGAACCTCCTCCACGGCACCCGTCTTTCCGACCGGGTCTACGGCCCGGAGCTGATGCTGCGGCTCTGCGGCCGCGCCGCCGCCGAGGGGGTCGGGATCTATCTGTACGGAAGCCTCCCGGCGGTGGTGGAGGCGCTGCAGGCCCGCCTTCGCGAGCGCTTCCCCTCCCTGCGGATTGCCGGCGGCGAATCCCCTCCGTTCCGCCCCCTGACCCCGGAGGAGGACCGGGAGACGGTGGCGCGCATCAACGGCAGCGGCGCCGGGCTGGTCTTCCTGGGGCTCGGCTGTCCCCTCCAGGACCAGTTCGCCTTCGCCCACCGGGAGAGCATCGACGGGGTCCAGGTCTGCGTCGGTGCGGCCTTCGACTTCATCTCGGGCCACAAGAAGATGGCCCCCGCCTGGATGCAGCGTCACGGACTGGAGTGGCTGTTCCGGCTCTGCCAGGAGCCGGGGAGGCTCTGGCGACGCTACGTCGTGACGAATTCGGTGTTCGTGGCGAAACTCTGCGGCCAGCTCGTCCGGCAGCGGGTAGGGCGCGGCGGGGAATGGGGGAGAGGCTCCCGATGA
- a CDS encoding glycosyltransferase family 4 protein yields the protein MNILYVSSMYPPSLGGAQVHLHHLAKEMQGSGHGVRVVTHTWRNRRDWLRFSTVLSEDEARCDVEGIDVLRMGFSQATRLRMLPWALSYYLLMGPAVRNLAGFMEEFMERRVEVPTLVHATRIGREFIARAALDFARRHGVPFVLTPNHHPRWKGPRYREYARIYREADALVALTAFERETLVREFGVDGERVHVTGIGPLLADRFSAEEFRERYGIKGRFVLYLGQQCRYKGIAALAAAAPRVWEKHPDVRFVFIGPPTAESRKLFGTLHDPRYLNLGAVDLETKTAALAACEFLCLPSAQESFGGVFVEAWSQRKAVIGGRIGPIACVVDEGENGLLSSQDPRELADAVARLLADPAACEAMGNAGWRKVQEQYAWPRLAEKTRAVYRSLGVGDA from the coding sequence ATGAACATACTCTACGTCAGCAGCATGTACCCCCCGTCCCTCGGGGGGGCCCAGGTGCATCTCCATCATCTTGCCAAGGAGATGCAGGGGAGCGGCCACGGGGTCCGGGTCGTGACCCATACCTGGCGCAACCGCAGGGACTGGCTCCGGTTCAGCACGGTCCTCTCCGAGGATGAGGCGCGCTGCGACGTGGAGGGGATCGACGTGCTCAGGATGGGATTCTCCCAGGCGACCCGCCTGCGGATGCTCCCCTGGGCCTTGAGCTACTACCTGCTCATGGGACCGGCCGTGCGCAACCTCGCCGGCTTCATGGAGGAGTTCATGGAGCGGAGGGTCGAGGTCCCGACCCTGGTGCACGCCACGAGGATCGGGAGGGAGTTCATCGCCCGGGCCGCCCTCGATTTCGCCCGCCGCCACGGGGTCCCGTTCGTCCTCACCCCCAATCACCACCCCCGGTGGAAGGGTCCCCGCTACCGGGAATACGCCCGGATCTACCGGGAGGCGGACGCCCTGGTGGCGCTGACGGCCTTCGAGCGGGAGACGCTGGTGAGGGAATTCGGCGTCGACGGGGAGCGGGTCCACGTGACCGGCATCGGTCCCCTCCTGGCGGACCGCTTTTCGGCGGAGGAGTTCCGGGAACGCTACGGCATCAAGGGGCGTTTCGTGCTCTATCTCGGCCAGCAGTGCCGGTACAAGGGGATCGCCGCCCTGGCTGCCGCCGCCCCCCGGGTCTGGGAGAAGCACCCCGACGTGAGGTTCGTCTTCATAGGGCCTCCCACTGCCGAATCGCGGAAACTGTTCGGGACCCTCCACGACCCCCGGTACCTGAATCTCGGCGCAGTGGACCTGGAGACCAAGACCGCGGCGCTGGCCGCCTGTGAGTTTCTCTGCCTCCCCTCCGCCCAGGAGAGCTTCGGCGGCGTGTTCGTCGAGGCGTGGAGCCAGCGCAAGGCGGTGATCGGCGGCCGGATCGGCCCCATCGCCTGCGTCGTGGACGAGGGGGAAAATGGGCTCCTGTCGAGCCAGGACCCCCGGGAGCTGGCGGACGCCGTTGCTCGCCTGCTGGCCGACCCCGCCGCGTGCGAGGCGATGGGGAACGCCGGATGGCGCAAGGTGCAGGAGCAGTATGCCTGGCCGCGGCTTGCCGAGAAGACCCGGGCGGTGTACCGCTCCCTCGGGGTGGGCGATGCGTGA
- a CDS encoding glycosyltransferase family 4 protein, whose product MHGVRTAVCPPEQETADREEESGQAVDRGDRPDPARRLRVLLGAYSCSPDAGSELGVGWHHARAIARHCDVWAIHAPVEAMERWLAEHGEIPSLHFCPLGYTRFELLLFRTRLLAYLAYTLWQRRAWHLAAKLHDEIHFDLAHQVTLTSYREPGYLWRLGIPFVWGPVGGVENYPWRFLPRAGLCGAVSEGARAAGNLVQLRFGRRIALAARRAAALITGNSLARAEFEQQYGVSAIPMNELGTTSVSAASPRTNNRQGALRMLWSGSFIHKKALHLLLEALREVPGDCPVELRIVGRGPLERRWRRQAQTWGVDHLCRWVPWLPYDEFQALYSWADLQVFTSMRDSTGSVVLEALSHGLPVLCFDHQGCADMVTPECGVKIPVTRPGETVRRLRETIVSLARDRSRLDRLSEGALARAGEYLWARKGERIFGIYREVLAEGESAAADAPPRLEGVPDR is encoded by the coding sequence ATGCATGGCGTTCGGACGGCCGTCTGCCCGCCGGAGCAGGAAACGGCTGACAGGGAAGAGGAGAGCGGTCAGGCGGTGGACAGGGGGGACCGTCCGGACCCCGCCCGGCGTCTCCGGGTCCTGCTGGGGGCCTACTCCTGCAGTCCCGACGCCGGCTCGGAGCTCGGCGTCGGGTGGCACCATGCCCGGGCCATCGCCCGGCATTGCGACGTCTGGGCTATCCATGCGCCGGTGGAGGCCATGGAGCGGTGGCTGGCCGAGCACGGCGAAATCCCCTCCCTCCACTTCTGCCCTCTGGGATACACGCGGTTCGAGCTCCTCCTGTTCCGGACCCGCCTCCTGGCGTATCTGGCCTACACCCTCTGGCAGCGGCGGGCCTGGCACCTCGCCGCGAAGCTCCATGACGAGATCCATTTCGATCTTGCCCACCAGGTGACCCTCACCTCGTATCGGGAGCCGGGCTACCTCTGGCGGCTCGGCATCCCCTTTGTCTGGGGGCCGGTGGGGGGGGTGGAGAATTACCCGTGGCGCTTTCTCCCTCGGGCAGGACTGTGCGGCGCCGTGAGCGAAGGGGCGCGCGCGGCCGGCAATCTGGTGCAGCTGCGGTTCGGCCGCCGGATCGCCCTGGCGGCACGCCGGGCCGCCGCGCTGATCACGGGGAATTCGCTGGCCCGCGCGGAGTTCGAGCAGCAGTACGGGGTCAGCGCCATTCCGATGAACGAACTGGGGACGACCTCGGTATCCGCCGCTTCCCCCCGCACAAACAACCGTCAGGGGGCGCTGCGGATGCTCTGGAGCGGCTCGTTTATCCACAAGAAAGCGCTCCATCTGCTGCTGGAGGCGCTGCGGGAGGTTCCCGGCGACTGTCCGGTGGAGCTTCGCATCGTGGGGCGGGGGCCCCTGGAGCGGCGGTGGCGGCGGCAGGCGCAGACCTGGGGCGTTGACCACCTCTGCCGCTGGGTCCCGTGGCTCCCCTACGATGAATTCCAGGCGCTCTATTCGTGGGCGGATCTCCAGGTCTTCACCTCCATGCGCGATTCCACCGGTTCCGTGGTGCTGGAAGCCCTGAGCCACGGCCTGCCGGTGCTCTGCTTCGACCACCAGGGGTGCGCCGATATGGTTACGCCGGAGTGCGGGGTCAAGATCCCCGTTACCCGTCCCGGCGAGACGGTCCGGCGGCTGCGCGAGACCATCGTCTCGCTGGCCCGGGACCGGAGCCGTCTCGACCGGCTGTCGGAAGGGGCGCTGGCCCGGGCCGGGGAGTACCTCTGGGCGCGGAAGGGAGAACGGATTTTCGGGATCTACCGCGAGGTGCTGGCGGAAGGGGAAAGCGCCGCCGCTGACGCCCCGCCCCGGCTCGAAGGGGTGCCTGACCGATGA
- a CDS encoding polysaccharide deacetylase family protein — MSRARAFLPRRDDLPVLLYHQVARTTRDEDPAGLAVAPETFAAQMKYLHDHGFTTVTLDGSGAAAESPAPGRRIAITFDDGYLDNYTEAFPILQKYRFTATVFLVTDYPGALRRWEPARPVPLLTWSQAEEMSRYGISFQSHTCTHPDLSRCGRRAALDELVRSRETLENRLGRPVRALAYPYGRFDRRSGHLAEEAGYRSAWGAGMTAGGRFAGERLQVTSGDGLPLFALKASGWGGVVRKLRHLAWWGGSL; from the coding sequence ATGAGTCGTGCGAGAGCGTTTCTGCCCCGGCGGGACGACCTGCCGGTGCTGCTCTATCATCAGGTGGCCCGGACGACCCGCGATGAGGACCCGGCGGGGCTGGCCGTCGCGCCGGAAACCTTCGCCGCCCAGATGAAATATCTCCACGACCACGGCTTCACGACTGTCACGCTCGACGGCAGCGGGGCAGCGGCGGAGAGTCCCGCCCCCGGTCGCCGCATCGCCATAACCTTCGATGACGGCTACCTCGACAACTACACCGAGGCCTTCCCGATCCTCCAGAAGTACCGCTTTACGGCCACGGTCTTCCTGGTGACCGATTACCCCGGAGCCCTGCGCCGCTGGGAGCCCGCCCGTCCCGTCCCCCTCCTGACGTGGTCCCAGGCGGAGGAGATGTCCCGCTACGGCATCTCGTTCCAGAGCCACACCTGCACCCACCCCGACCTGAGCCGCTGCGGCAGGCGGGCCGCCCTCGACGAGCTGGTCCGCTCCCGGGAGACGCTCGAAAACCGCCTCGGCCGGCCGGTCCGGGCACTGGCCTATCCTTACGGCCGCTTCGACCGGCGCTCCGGCCATCTGGCAGAGGAGGCCGGCTACCGGTCGGCGTGGGGGGCCGGCATGACGGCGGGAGGGCGGTTCGCCGGGGAGCGGCTTCAGGTCACCTCCGGAGACGGACTGCCGCTCTTCGCCCTCAAGGCGAGCGGGTGGGGAGGGGTGGTGAGAAAACTCAGACACCTGGCGTGGTGGGGAGGGAGCCTCTGA
- a CDS encoding lipopolysaccharide biosynthesis protein, producing MKSETGYIAVLPAGIRLRSWWGRVAGAVARKGGVTLADQGVVSVTNFLTGVIVARSGSREELGLYSLGFTVLIVLQAVQSSAISSPYTFFNVRFAEGERAAYTGSSLVHQLHLAAAAALLLAVSGALLARGLGSPGMVAVMPLLALATPFVLVREYGRQIFFSRLRFSAALLMDLVVAGVQMTALLLLAGMGKLSAAGAYGAVALACGGAVAVWGATARQYYSFDRTRILPDLRMNWAIGKWSLASGVASLAGAQLYPWLITVSRGVEAAGILAACMGVAFLANPLIIGVGNFLAPQTMHSFTTDGVPAVRRLLARSTLVLAAGMTLLCVTMFAWGDELLRLIYGARYAGFGLVVALLSLSQTFEVFSLPPNCGLFLMERLDVIFRANVIVLLVTVTAGFWLMRLLGPLGVAWGLLLGNLLSSLYRWVEYLRRIGSFTATGGAVPAGNEAGGGP from the coding sequence ATGAAAAGCGAGACCGGCTATATCGCCGTCCTTCCTGCCGGCATCCGTCTCCGGTCGTGGTGGGGGAGGGTGGCGGGGGCGGTGGCCCGCAAAGGGGGGGTGACCCTTGCCGACCAGGGGGTCGTCAGCGTCACCAACTTCCTCACCGGCGTCATCGTGGCGCGGAGCGGTTCCCGGGAAGAGCTCGGTCTCTATTCGCTTGGGTTCACCGTTCTCATCGTCCTGCAGGCGGTGCAGAGCTCCGCCATCTCCTCCCCCTACACCTTTTTCAACGTCCGCTTTGCCGAAGGGGAACGGGCGGCATACACCGGCAGCAGCCTGGTTCACCAACTCCACCTCGCCGCTGCGGCGGCGCTGCTGCTGGCGGTGTCGGGGGCGCTGCTCGCCCGTGGCCTGGGGAGCCCCGGAATGGTTGCGGTGATGCCGCTGCTCGCCCTGGCCACCCCCTTCGTCCTCGTGCGGGAGTACGGGCGGCAGATCTTCTTCTCCCGGCTCCGGTTCTCTGCGGCCCTCCTGATGGACCTGGTGGTGGCCGGCGTGCAGATGACGGCGCTTCTGCTCCTCGCGGGAATGGGGAAGTTGTCGGCAGCCGGCGCCTACGGGGCGGTCGCCCTGGCGTGCGGGGGGGCCGTGGCGGTGTGGGGGGCAACGGCGCGGCAGTACTACTCCTTCGACCGGACAAGAATCCTGCCGGACCTCCGGATGAACTGGGCGATCGGGAAGTGGTCCCTGGCCAGCGGCGTTGCCTCCCTGGCCGGCGCCCAACTCTATCCCTGGCTCATCACCGTCTCCCGCGGGGTGGAGGCGGCCGGGATCCTTGCCGCCTGCATGGGGGTGGCGTTCCTGGCCAATCCCCTGATCATCGGGGTGGGCAATTTCCTGGCGCCCCAGACCATGCATTCATTCACCACGGACGGAGTCCCGGCGGTACGCCGCCTGCTGGCGAGGAGCACCCTCGTCCTGGCGGCCGGCATGACCCTGCTCTGCGTCACGATGTTCGCCTGGGGGGACGAGCTGCTCCGGCTCATCTACGGCGCCCGGTACGCAGGGTTTGGCCTCGTCGTTGCCCTCCTTTCCCTGAGCCAGACGTTCGAGGTCTTCTCTCTCCCCCCCAACTGCGGGCTTTTCCTCATGGAGCGGCTCGACGTCATCTTCCGGGCAAACGTCATCGTCCTGCTGGTGACCGTGACGGCCGGTTTCTGGCTCATGCGCCTGCTGGGCCCCCTGGGGGTGGCGTGGGGGCTGCTGCTCGGCAATCTCCTGTCGTCCCTGTACCGCTGGGTGGAGTACCTGCGGCGCATCGGCAGCTTCACTGCGACGGGGGGAGCGGTGCCGGCCGGGAACGAAGCGGGGGGCGGCCCATGA